Genomic window (Polaribacter batillariae):
TGTTTATTTTAATTGTTTGTAGCGGGTTTGTATAAGAATAGTTGCGATTTTGTCTGCGAGGAATTTCCGCAGAAAATTCAAACGTAGGCAATTTTTATAAGGCTAAAAATAGAATTTTTTTATAAACAGTGCTAGCATTTCGTAGTTTTTTTAGTTTGTAATTCTGTTTTTTAGTGATTATTCCGCCAAGTTTTTGGTTCAGTATTAGAATGATTTTCCGCAATTCTGATTTTCTGCATTTTACTCAATTCTGCAAGTTTTTAAATTCAGCGTTTGTGTAAGAATTCCACCAAAATGATTTTCAGGACTTGAGTAAAATTTCTTTAATGTTTGATTTTTAGTGTTTTATAGTTTCAGCCGTTTGCAAAATTCTGCCTGAATTTTGCGAGCGAGAGAGTATTCCACATTTTTGGATTCAATTTTTTTTTTAGATTTCGAAACGGTAAAAAAACTACTAAAACAGGTCTTTGCAATAGCAAAATCAGGATTAATATATGATGAAAATTATAAAAGTACTTTCGTAAAAAATTAATGAGTTTTTACTTGTTTTTTACCACAGTACTTTGTTGTAACACGTTTTTTATTCCGTTAAATATTTTATTCAATTCAATTTCTCGTTTTTCAATTCCGTCCATTTTGTCAATTTTCTGACCGAATATTTTTTTCCAAAAACCTCTTTTTGTAAAGTCATAAGAATAACTAAAGTTCGAGTCAAATTCCGCAATGTAAAGTTTCGACTTCAGAATTTTGTCGTTTTTCACGAACTGAACTTCTTTACCTTTTAATCCTTTTTTGAGAATTGAGAGAATTCCGTTTCGATTCCGTTCATTAAATTCCAATGCTGGATTTCCATAAGTTTTTCCGTCGTCGCTAAAATCGTGTTGGTAAAAATATTCTCCCTCAACATATTTATTATAACCTGGAACAGTTGGATTAAAAATCTGTAAATAAATTAGTGAGTTTTTCTCCAAATATCCAACTCTAATTTCAGTCAAAGAGTTTTTGTCGGTTGATTTAAGTGTCTGGATTTCGGTTTGATTTATTAATTCAGAAGTTGAGTTTTCAAATTGTCCGCTGTCAATTAAAACTTGGTTAATAAACTCTTTCCAATTTCTGAATTCCTGCATTTTCTTGATTTGGTCAAATGTGTTACAACGTCTTTGTTTATGGAAAGTTGCGATTTTGTCTGCGAGGAATTTCCGAAGGAAATTCAGTAGTAGGCAAAAAAGCAACTAATTTTGATATGGCTAAAAGTAGCAATTTTTTATAAGCGGTGTTAGCAAATGCGTGTTTTTATGTTTTTTTCAACGTTTTTTTGTTTTCCGCAAAGATTTTAATTATAAATTTTGCTTAATTCCAAAAACGTTTTAAACTCAAAAATTGAGTAAGAATTCCGCGTTTAATTTTTTCAGAGTTTGAGTGAATTCACACGTTTTACAATTCCAACTATTTGCAAAATTCCGCCTGAATTTTGCGGGCGAGAGAGTGTTCCACATTTTAAAAATTCCTTTTCCTTCGTTTTAAAATTTAGAGTTTTAAATTACAATTTTTATAGAAAAACGGGCTTGAAGGACTTATGCCCTTTTTTTGATAAAATCAGCAGTTTTTGCTAACTGTTATTATTAAAAGTGTTCAAAATAAAAAGCAAGCTACTTCATAGGCACTTTTACAATTACAGTTTCTCCTCTTCCTTTTTCGTTAGCAATACTTTGTATGGTCCATAAATCTTTAAAATTGTCTCCATCTACAGTGGTTCCACTATAATCTCCCCACGAAGTTCCATTGGTTGCTCCTCTACCTTTACCTAAATTTACAATTTTTCTTAACGTTCCTTTTGGGTCATTTGCATATCTAAATGCCATTCTTGGGCTTATAAACACCTCTGAATTTGTTTCTTGAAAACCAACCAAAACATCGTTATTTGCATTAACTCCAATGGTTGTTTGTATGTAATTTGTTCCTTTTTTATGAATTAAACCTGTTTGAACGATACTACCATCTGTTTTTATTTGATGCCACTGTACTCCAGAATTTCCTTCTACATTTACAGCCTGAGAAAACCAAATATAACCACCTTGCATTACCAAATTTTTGGGGTTTCTATCTCCAGAAGATGTTTTTTGATTGGTTCCTTTTTGCGGAGATTTTGGAGGATAATTTATATATTTTAAATGATGAGGTTGGTTACCAACTTCTTCATAAACAGGAGAACCATCTTCTGTAGAAGTAACTTTATTAATTACAAAACTATTTCCTTTAATTTCGAAAAAATACAAATCTTCTGTATCGTCTTGAGTAAAAACAGGATGTCCTAAACTTCCTTTAAAATGATATATTGTGGCTGGTTTTCCAGACTTTACTTCTTTAGATTTTAAAACAAATGTTTTTTCGTCTCCACCAGGAAAAGAATAAGCAATCCATTTTTTGCTATAACCAATTCCACCACCATCTACACCTTTTGGAGTTGGAACAGGATAAATATTCCATGCTTTATTTGGATTATCAGTTTCTGAAACTGCAATATTTACAGGCTTCTTTTTCGATTTATCCCAAGGATTCCATAAATCAAAAACAAACATTTTGTTGTGTGCATCGTAATACATTTTTGGGTCAATTCCGTTATTAAAACATTTTTGAGACACGCCATCTATATAATTTCCGTTTTTGTCGTAAATAACCAAACCAGAGTTAGAACCGTGTAAAATGTAACCTCCACCAATGGCAATTTGCGGATCTACTTGTCTGTTTCCATCCATACTTCCATTAAACTGCATGTAACCATTTACGGTTTTAGGGTTTCCACCTTGTACACGTTGTTTACATTTATCGTTTCTAAATTCGTTTTTATGAATTGGTAGAATCACTTCAGTTCTCGAAGGTGCAATTTGGTTTTGTGCAGATATTACTGTAGAAATTGATAAAACAATTCCTAAAACAGCAACGATTTGTTTTTTGAATGTCATATTTTTTAGTGTGAAATGATTTTTTCTCAAAAGTATTAAATAAACGCATTACTTAAGGTAGAGAATTTGTGCAAATAGTGGGGTTGTAACAGTCAGAGAAAAAAATTACGTAATTCTATTTGCAATAAAAAACTCTCTTAAAGAGTTGCTTTACAGGTAACAACTTATCTTATTTAACAAAATTTTAACTCTGGCATCTTCTTTGGTTTTAAACTCTAAAACCCAAGATTATGAGCTCTAAATTTAAGATTATAATCCCTAAACCTTGTCATGAAGACTGGAACAAAATGACACCGACAGAAAAAGGAAGGTTTTGCAATTCTTGCGCTAAAACTGTCGTAGATTTTACCAAAAAATCTACTGAAGAAATTAAAGATTATTTGATTGAGAATAGCCAACAAAAAGTTTGCGGACATTTCTACAAAAAGCAACTAGACACCATTATTATTGAAATTCCACAGATAACTTTCCATCAACAAATGTCTTTTAAGAAACTATTTATCTTGGCATTACTTTTTGTGATGGGTACAACATTGTTTAGTTGCCAATATGCAGATGGCAAGAAACAAAAAATAGAAAATGTTATTATTAAAGATTCTCTAAAAATTATTGAAGAAGATGTTGGTTTGATTTTTCCAGATGAAAAAACAGTAGATTCTTTGAAACTAAATGAAGAAATTGTAATAGATGGTTGGATTGAAGTTGGAGAGGTAGTAATTGAAGAAGAGATAGTAATGGATTTTATTATTATTGAAGAACCTCCAAGATTTCAAGATTCTAAAAATCTTTCCAAACAAGAAGCAAAAGAAGATTTTGATGTTAGAATAAAAGATTTTATTCTCAATAATTTCGATGATAACCTTACAAAAAACCTAGGTTTAAAAAAAATAAATACAAAATTTATACTCAGTTTTTAATTAACGAAAAAGGAAATATTACAGATATTAAAGTAAGGGCTCCACACCCTAAATTAAAGAAAGAAGTCTTTAATATAATCCAAAAACCCAAATTTATTCCAGGAAAACAAAATGGTAAAATTGTAAAAACAAGATATACTTTACCTATTTCTTTTGAAGTGGAGTAAGCAACTGTAACTTCTGCCTTTCGACTTCGCTCAAGATAAACTCAGGCAGGAATCTATAATTAAGTAACTACAAAAGCGGTCACTTTTTAATGATATTTTTAACCAATTACAGTTTGTATAATTTGGCTTGTTTAGATTCCTGTTTTCACGGAAATGACATAGTAAGTTTAAAAATTTGAGTGAGACACAAAAAGACACTTGGTGTCAAAACAACTCTTTGTTACTAATATCTAAATAGTTACGTTTTACAAAGGCCAAAATTGTTTCGAGAATTTCGCCCATATTTTGGCAATCTCTAAATTTTACATCTCCCACATATTTTATTAAATGCGATTTTAAAAGCGCTACGTTTTCTGGAAAAGAAATCGTATCTGCTTTCATACATTTAATTAAACGTGCAGTTCTTCTTGGAGCAGTAATCATACGTTTTGCCATAAAAGAACGTTCTTCTATTTTATATTGTCTTATGGAACTGTTTTCTAATTTTTTACCCACCATTTCTATCATCTTAAAGTTTTCTTTCATAAACTGCAAGTTGTAAACTTTTAGGTTTCCTTCGAAAGATTGTTGGTCGAAATCTATGGCTCTAATCTTGTAAATAATATGGTCGAAATCGTGTGTTGGTGTAATTACATAGTTGTAAGATCGCATATCGCCTAACAAACGCACCAAACAACGTTCTTTAAATTTTACAAATTCTTTGGCGATTTGTGCTTTTTCTAGTTCTGTACAGTGTGGTAAAAAATCGCTAATAAAATCGTCTCCTGGAATGCCTGCAATGTGTTCTTCGATTAAAGTGTCTTTGTAAACGAGAAAGTTCATGTTATGTGGAGACAAAATATGCTCTAATTCTAAACCGTAAACTCTTGATGCATCTGCCTTTTTTACATAAAAATAAGTAAAATTATCGTTTAAAATGTTTCTAATTTTTATTCTAAAGGGTTTCGAATTCCCGAATGTACAATAATCTATGGCATCTACATTTAAAAACGGAATGGCGTCGCTATTTCCATCTGAATGCAACATTGTATATACTTTTTTTAGACTTTTGTCTATCTCGTTTCTATCAGAATCTGAGTAATAGGTGCGAATCCAAAGTGTGTCTTCGTCGTTTTTATCGTAAACAGTAATAGAGCCTTGAAAACGCAATAAATCGTCGTAACAAATAGAATTTTTAATGGTTCTATTGTAGTTTTTTAAATACGCATGCAACATTTCGTTTATAGGAAATGAAGGTTTTTTCTTGGACATCAATTTTTTTTCTACTGCCATCTCTCTTTTCTATTGATTTTCCTCAAAAATAAGAATTAAAACTTATATTTTATCTTTAACATAATTTTAAAACGGAAGTTGCACTCATTCGTTATTTTTATAAAAATTTATTTTTGATGAAATATTATCATGTACTTATTGTATTGATGTTTATTAATTGTTCTAAGTCTGAAATAAAATCCTTAGAAAGTAAACAAATAATAGCCAAAAGCATTCAAAAACACGACCCTAAAAAACAATGGGAAACTACAAGTTTTAAAGTACATATTCAGGAACCTAGAAATAAAAATCCGCATAGATATTCAATCGTAGATTTAAACAATAAAACTGGCCATTTCGAACTACAAAGAAACAGAGAAGCCTTTATTTCTAAACATATTATTGACGAGAATGGCAATGCGAAAACATTTTTAGATCATAAAATTGTTGTAGATACTTTAATGATTCAAAAATATAGATTAAACCCCAAAATAAACGTTCGCTACAAACGTTTTTATCAACTTTTATTAGGGTTACCAATGTCTTTACAAAGTGAAAAAGTTATTATAAAAGATAAGATAGAACCTACACTTTACAATAAAAAAGAGGTTTATAAAATAAATATTGAACTAAAAGAACCATTATTCTCTAAATATTGGAATTTATATTTTTCTCAAGAAGATTACATGCTTTTAGGCGTGGAAATGATGTTCCCTGATAATCCTAAAAAAGGAGAAAGATTGTTTTTTGATGGAATTATTAAAATTGATGAAATTCTAGTGCCAAGAATGCGTCATTGGTATAATATGGAAGATGTTTATACAGGTTCTGATATTATTCTTACAGAAATTAAATAAGTTCGAACAGCTTTTCTGGTAAAGGTTTTAAAACAGTTTTTATTTCCTTTTGTAATAAAATAGATGATTGTCGAAAAACTAAGAATATTACATTCTTCTCGCCTACTTTTAAAAATCCACGAAGATTTTATATTCGGTTTTTATTTACTAATTTTAATCACATAAATTCGTACCAACAAAACTAGACATTCCATTATGAAAGCAGAAGGCTATAAACCTTCATCTAATGGTGTAACCATTTATTTAAATGGTGGAGATAATCTTCAAACTATTTGGTGGAGAAATAATCGTTCCAAAATCACTTCACGCAGATGAGAGTGGTTATTACGCTCTGTTTCTTGACTCAGAAGGAAATAAAATAGGTTTGCATTCCCCAAACTAAACGCAGTTAAAGAAGAAACAAAAAAAGCTGCTTAAAAGCAGCTTTTTTTTGTTAAGGGAGATTTTTTATTTCTAGTTTTCTCCGGCTTGTTTTTTAACGTCTTCAATCATCTTATCGTTAGGAACAATTGCTACGTTTACTCTTCTGTTTTTAGCTCTACCTTCTGCAGTTGAATTGTCGTATTTTGGTTTTTCTTCTCCATACCAAAGTGTATTAAAACGACTGCTAGCCAAACCTTTATTTACTAAAAAGTTGGTTACAGATTTTGCTCTTTTTTCAGATAAAGCCATGTTATAAGCGGCTTTACCACTGCTATCTGTATGACCAACAACTAAAATGTTGGTATCTGGAAATTCTAAAAACACTTTAGAAAGTTTGTTTAGTGTTTCTTGAGATTTCGCATTGATATTCGATTTGTTTGTATCGAAATAAACACCACTATTTTCATCGAAAGTAACAACAATACCATTATCTACTCTTTCTACTTTGGCTCCAGGAACTTCTGTTTCAATTTTTTTCGCTTGGTCGTCCATTTTCTTACCAATTAAAACACCAGCTCCACCACCAATTACACCACCAATTACGGCTCCAAGTTTTCCGTTTTTTCCACTTCCAACATTGTTTCCAATAATAGCACCAATAATAGCGCCAGCACCAGCACCTATAACACCACCTTTTTGTTTATTGTTTGCGTTTTTAGTAGCTTCACAACTAGAAAAACCTAGTGTTAGTGAAACTGCCAATGTAAAAACAGATATTTTTTTGATTACGTTTTTCATAATATTTATTGTTTAGTAAAGTTCATATTAATAATAAAAGGATTCCCATTTACGGTTAAGTTTTGTTGCCAAGTCATAAAATTATCTGATAATTGAGACAATTCTACTCTAAAACCTATATTGTTTTCGTTGTTTTTTGGTTTTAGTAAGAAATCGTAATAGCCAGAATCTTCGTTAATTTCTTGAATTACGAAAATAAATTCTCTTTCTCCTGTGTTGCAACCTTGATTGCTTACTGTATATACTCCAGAGTTATTATTGGGTACAAATTTCCAGCTACTTCCTTCTAAACACTCTTTAGAAGCGTCGTTAAAAAGGGTTACATTATAGTCGCCTGTTTTACTGTAGGTAATTTTATTAAGTACCCAGTTTCCTTTTATCGTTTTCTCTTTAGATCTTACGTTTTTAGATGCACCACAAGAAAAAAGTGTTAGTGCAAATATAAAAATCATTATTTTTTTCATAATTATTATTTCTTTTTTTAATTGTTGCAAATAAACGACAGAATTCGTTATAAATATAACTCAAAAGCAAAAAAAATGAATGCATATAAGTTTTAATTTTTAACATTTAAGGTGGAGTTCGAAATTTAAGAATTCACCAAAACTAAGTTTTTAGTTTTGGCGATTCTTAGTAAATTGATAAAGGCTATATTAGGGGCATTTTGTATAGCTTTATAAATTATCTCTTGTAAGACAGGTACAAAGATATTCATAAAAGACAATTTTGTTTTTATTTTTTCTATCACTAGAAGTAATCAACCGATAAACGGGCATAAAAACACTTTAAAAGGTTTTTAAAAGTAAATTTCTTGAGCAAGCCTAAAGGTGTTTGCGTGTGCATTTACAATAATATTAATGTCTTTCGAATAACCACCACCCATAGAACACATAATAGGAATGCTATTTTTAAAGCAAGTTTCCAATACAAATTGGTCTCTTTCTTTACATCCTTTAACGGTTAGTGCTAATTTTCCTAGTTTATCGGTTTCAATAACATCTACACCACATAAATAATATACAAAATCGGGTTTTTCTTTGGCAATAAGTTTTGGAAATATGTTTTTTAAGATTGATAAATATTCTGCATCTTTTGTACTATTTTCTAGAGGAATATCTAAATCGCTTTTTTCTTTGATGAAAGGATAATTGCTTTTTCCATGCATAGAAAATGTAAAAACAGATTTGTCTTTTTTAAAAATTTCTGCAGTTCCATTTCCTTGATGCACATCTAAATCTACAATTAAAATTTTCTTTGCCAAACCTTTATTTTGAAGGTATTTTGCACCAATTGCTTGGTCATTTAACATACAAAAAGCTTCTCCGCGATTCGAAAAAGCATGATGCGTTCCGCCAGCAATATTCATCGCAATTCCGTTTTGTATGGCAAATTCAGAAGCTCTCATAGTTCCATCTGCAATAACCATTTCTCTTTCTACAAGTATTTCAGAAATAGGAAAGCCAATTTTTCTTGCTTCTTTTTGTGAAAGTTGTATGTTTAATAAATCGAAAAAATATTCTGGATCGTGAACTGTAAAAAAATGTTTATTATTTGGTATTTCTGGTTCGAAGAAATTTTCTTCTACGCAAGTTCCTTCGTACAATAATTGTTGGGGCAAAAGATTGTATTTTTCCATGGGAAAACGATGACCTGCTGGTAATTCGTGTTTGTATATGGGATGGTATGCTATTTTGAGCATATTAATCATAAGGAAATATAGTTTCCTTCATGTAATTCAGTATAACCACAAAGATGTTGAAACTCTAAAATTCTAGCTTGAGAAGATGTTGTCGGAATATTTGTAGGCATGCTCAAAAGGGGAAATGGAGGAAAACAAATCAAACCAGCTACAAGAAACCCTGTAAAATTAATACCTTTATTTTTGAAATCATTTATAGTTGAAGCTAATTGTTTTACTGCTTTTTTTCTATGATTTTTTTTTCTTTTACTAAATTGAATTCTTGTACCTGATTGATCAATTTCTTTTAATTCAATGAACCATATTATGTTACCTTTAGTAACTAAAGCATCACATTTTTGAATTGTAGTCTCAGCGATTAAACAATCATCAATTGCAACAAAATCAATTTCAGTTTTATCTACATTTTCGATAAAACAAGTTGCGTTTTTAAAAGTTAAAGATGATGAACACTTGCCATTTAAATTATCATTAATATAAAAAGACGTTATATGAGTTTCATTACATGAATTGCTCCCATAGCTCAAATATGCCTGCTTTATTTGATTAATCATTGATAGA
Coding sequences:
- a CDS encoding energy transducer TonB, which produces MKVRAPHPKLKKEVFNIIQKPKFIPGKQNGKIVKTRYTLPISFEVE
- a CDS encoding DUF6503 family protein — its product is MKYYHVLIVLMFINCSKSEIKSLESKQIIAKSIQKHDPKKQWETTSFKVHIQEPRNKNPHRYSIVDLNNKTGHFELQRNREAFISKHIIDENGNAKTFLDHKIVVDTLMIQKYRLNPKINVRYKRFYQLLLGLPMSLQSEKVIIKDKIEPTLYNKKEVYKINIELKEPLFSKYWNLYFSQEDYMLLGVEMMFPDNPKKGERLFFDGIIKIDEILVPRMRHWYNMEDVYTGSDIILTEIK
- a CDS encoding OmpA family protein: MKNVIKKISVFTLAVSLTLGFSSCEATKNANNKQKGGVIGAGAGAIIGAIIGNNVGSGKNGKLGAVIGGVIGGGAGVLIGKKMDDQAKKIETEVPGAKVERVDNGIVVTFDENSGVYFDTNKSNINAKSQETLNKLSKVFLEFPDTNILVVGHTDSSGKAAYNMALSEKRAKSVTNFLVNKGLASSRFNTLWYGEEKPKYDNSTAEGRAKNRRVNVAIVPNDKMIEDVKKQAGEN
- a CDS encoding lipocalin family protein, translated to MKKIMIFIFALTLFSCGASKNVRSKEKTIKGNWVLNKITYSKTGDYNVTLFNDASKECLEGSSWKFVPNNNSGVYTVSNQGCNTGEREFIFVIQEINEDSGYYDFLLKPKNNENNIGFRVELSQLSDNFMTWQQNLTVNGNPFIINMNFTKQ
- a CDS encoding histone deacetylase family protein: MLKIAYHPIYKHELPAGHRFPMEKYNLLPQQLLYEGTCVEENFFEPEIPNNKHFFTVHDPEYFFDLLNIQLSQKEARKIGFPISEILVEREMVIADGTMRASEFAIQNGIAMNIAGGTHHAFSNRGEAFCMLNDQAIGAKYLQNKGLAKKILIVDLDVHQGNGTAEIFKKDKSVFTFSMHGKSNYPFIKEKSDLDIPLENSTKDAEYLSILKNIFPKLIAKEKPDFVYYLCGVDVIETDKLGKLALTVKGCKERDQFVLETCFKNSIPIMCSMGGGYSKDINIIVNAHANTFRLAQEIYF